The following coding sequences lie in one Enterococcus sp. 9E7_DIV0242 genomic window:
- a CDS encoding helix-turn-helix domain containing protein — MAAKTWTTKEIQYIKKSALLAETNHVLNADQMAEKLARSIKSVESKIYKMQKDGDLPSIDRSKAFDAENRPFTPKEDKRLISMIKLGAGYEEIGEALGRNKSSVSGRLWRLRQNGKLKHYSKSTWSDKQVQLIIENIKFDENGFVSNYAELAQLTKKRHTQIQQKISKLRKDGLITVQADRTKTSVKSKQAMDQFNCARFGKRMEDKPVTEKVAETNVKVETQSKVVQMIMTVVVAGNEKTINYFSMEGELLAAKKEAIE; from the coding sequence ATGGCTGCAAAGACGTGGACCACAAAGGAAATTCAGTATATCAAAAAAAGTGCTTTATTGGCTGAAACCAATCACGTATTGAATGCTGATCAGATGGCCGAGAAGCTTGCTCGTTCAATCAAATCGGTAGAATCAAAGATTTATAAAATGCAAAAGGATGGGGATTTGCCATCAATTGATAGGTCAAAAGCTTTTGATGCGGAGAATAGGCCTTTTACACCTAAAGAGGACAAACGACTAATTTCAATGATTAAACTGGGCGCTGGCTATGAAGAAATAGGCGAGGCCTTGGGAAGAAATAAAAGTTCGGTTTCTGGCAGATTGTGGCGACTTAGGCAAAATGGGAAACTAAAGCATTACTCAAAAAGCACATGGTCCGATAAGCAAGTTCAATTGATCATTGAAAATATTAAGTTTGATGAAAATGGTTTTGTCTCAAATTATGCAGAGTTGGCCCAGCTAACCAAAAAGCGACATACCCAAATTCAGCAAAAAATTTCAAAGCTTAGAAAAGATGGATTAATCACTGTTCAGGCTGATAGAACCAAAACCAGTGTGAAATCTAAGCAGGCTATGGATCAATTTAATTGTGCAAGATTTGGAAAGAGAATGGAGGATAAACCAGTGACAGAGAAGGTTGCCGAAACGAATGTGAAAGTAGAAACACAGTCAAAAGTGGTGCAAATGATCATGACAGTAGTTGTCGCCGGTAATGAAAAAACGATCAATTATTTCTCAATGGAAGGCGAGTTGTTAGCTGCAAAAAAGGAGGCAATTGAATGA
- a CDS encoding DEAD/DEAH box helicase encodes MKLRPYQDESKTAVQNEWKEGKKRTLLVLPTGCGKTIVFSKIIEDRVRLGERGLVLAHRGELLDQASDKLEKATGLKTATEKAEQTSIGSFFRVVVGSVQTMQREKRLSMFPPDYFDFIVVDEAHHCISDGYQRVLKHFESANVLGVTATPDRGDMRNLGSYFESLAYEYSLVQAIKEGYLSPIKAVTVPLKLDLSGVGQQAGDFKTKDLGTALDPYLESIADEMLEYCKDRKTVVFLPLVKTSQKFTDILNRKGFKAAEVNGNSADRAEILEDFDKDKYNVLCNSMLLTEGWDCPSVDCVIVLRPTKVRSLYSQMVGRGTRLFPGKENLLLIDFLWHTERHELCRPAHLIAETEEVAKKMTENIEEAGMPLDLEEAEVKASEDVIAQREEALAKQLAEMKKRKRKLVDPLQFEMSIQAEDLSSYVPSFGWEMSPPSDKQVQALEKFGIMPDEIDNAGKASLLLDRLNKRKAEGLATPKQIRFLEGRGFKHVGTWNFDGAKNLIDRIAGNGWRVPAGIDPKTYKD; translated from the coding sequence TTGAAACTTAGACCATACCAAGACGAATCAAAAACAGCCGTTCAAAATGAATGGAAAGAGGGAAAGAAAAGAACGTTGTTAGTGTTACCCACAGGCTGTGGAAAAACGATTGTTTTCAGCAAGATCATTGAGGACCGTGTGCGCTTAGGTGAAAGGGGCCTGGTGTTAGCCCATCGTGGTGAATTACTTGACCAAGCTTCAGACAAGCTGGAAAAGGCCACAGGATTAAAGACTGCCACCGAAAAGGCAGAACAAACCAGTATAGGCAGTTTTTTTCGTGTAGTAGTCGGATCTGTTCAAACGATGCAGCGAGAAAAGCGCCTGAGTATGTTCCCGCCGGATTATTTTGATTTCATTGTAGTTGATGAAGCCCACCATTGCATATCGGATGGCTACCAGCGTGTATTGAAGCATTTTGAATCTGCTAACGTGCTGGGCGTAACTGCCACGCCAGACAGAGGAGACATGCGAAATTTAGGCAGTTACTTTGAATCATTGGCTTATGAGTATTCATTAGTTCAGGCAATTAAAGAAGGCTATTTGTCACCGATCAAAGCGGTAACTGTGCCGCTTAAACTGGACCTGTCAGGGGTTGGCCAGCAGGCCGGAGACTTCAAAACCAAAGACTTAGGCACGGCCCTGGATCCGTACCTGGAAAGTATCGCAGATGAAATGCTGGAATACTGCAAAGATCGCAAAACAGTGGTGTTTCTTCCTTTAGTGAAGACAAGCCAAAAATTCACGGATATTTTAAATAGAAAAGGATTCAAAGCTGCAGAGGTAAATGGAAATAGTGCTGATCGTGCGGAAATCTTAGAAGATTTTGACAAGGATAAATACAACGTTTTGTGTAACTCTATGCTGCTCACTGAGGGCTGGGATTGTCCGAGCGTTGATTGTGTCATTGTGTTGCGGCCCACTAAAGTGCGGAGCCTATACAGCCAAATGGTTGGCCGAGGCACCCGCCTATTTCCTGGAAAGGAAAACCTGTTGCTTATTGATTTTCTATGGCATACAGAGCGCCATGAGCTATGCCGCCCGGCCCATTTAATCGCTGAAACCGAAGAAGTGGCTAAAAAGATGACTGAGAACATTGAAGAAGCTGGAATGCCCCTTGATTTGGAAGAGGCAGAGGTGAAGGCTTCAGAGGATGTTATTGCCCAGCGTGAGGAAGCATTGGCCAAGCAGCTGGCTGAAATGAAGAAACGAAAACGCAAGCTTGTGGATCCGCTGCAATTTGAAATGAGTATTCAAGCGGAGGACTTATCCAGCTATGTTCCGAGCTTCGGTTGGGAAATGTCGCCACCATCGGATAAGCAGGTGCAGGCACTTGAAAAATTCGGCATTATGCCCGATGAAATAGACAACGCCGGTAAAGCTTCACTGTTGCTTGATCGTTTGAACAAGCGAAAGGCTGAAGGTTTGGCCACACCTAAGCAAATACGTTTCTTAGAAGGTCGAGGCTTCAAGCATGTGGGTACTTGGAACTTTGATGGAGCAAAAAATTTGATCGATCGGATTGCTGGGAATGGTTGGAGAGTTCCGGCAGGTATTGATCCTAAAACATATAAAGATTAG
- a CDS encoding AAA family ATPase gives MTSIKINKLEIENVKRVKAVKIEPSAAGLTIVGGNNNQGKTSVLDAIAWALGGNKYRPTQASREGSAVPPHLHIVMSNGLIVERKGKNSDLKVIDPEGNKGGQQLLNSFVEELAIDLPKFMESTGKEKAQTLLQIIGVGEQLAKIEYEESQLYNQRHAIGQIADQKDKFAKEQDYFPDAPKELVSVSELIQQQQQILARNGENQQKRQQLAQIIQKVEAEKQQIESLKQQLFILENDHNLTLLDLEAAQKTAADLQDESTAELERNIAEIDEINRKVRANFDKDKAEEDAAAYREQYGILTAQISGLRQEKTDLLNKADLPLPGLSVNEGELIYNGQQWDNMSGSDQLKVSTAIVRKLKPQCGFILLDKLEQMDMLTLKEFGQWLEQEGLQAIATRVSTGDECSIVIEDGYVKDAETIPAGLTEGATNDAAETVQPTQTWKGAAF, from the coding sequence ATGACTTCAATTAAAATCAACAAACTTGAGATCGAAAACGTGAAACGTGTGAAGGCGGTAAAAATAGAGCCGTCTGCAGCAGGTCTGACAATTGTAGGCGGAAACAACAACCAAGGTAAAACCAGCGTTCTGGATGCAATTGCTTGGGCGTTAGGTGGCAACAAATATCGGCCAACTCAGGCAAGCAGAGAGGGTTCAGCAGTTCCACCACATTTGCATATCGTAATGAGCAATGGCCTCATTGTAGAGCGTAAAGGCAAGAACAGCGATTTGAAGGTTATTGATCCAGAGGGCAACAAAGGTGGTCAGCAGCTTCTAAATAGCTTTGTGGAAGAGCTTGCCATTGATCTGCCCAAGTTCATGGAATCAACCGGGAAAGAGAAAGCTCAAACGCTGCTGCAGATCATCGGAGTAGGTGAGCAGCTGGCAAAAATTGAATACGAGGAAAGTCAGCTATACAACCAGCGGCATGCTATTGGCCAGATCGCTGACCAGAAAGATAAGTTTGCTAAAGAACAGGACTACTTCCCTGATGCACCCAAAGAGCTTGTTTCTGTATCTGAATTGATTCAGCAGCAACAGCAGATTTTAGCCCGTAACGGTGAAAATCAGCAGAAACGGCAACAACTGGCTCAGATTATCCAGAAGGTTGAGGCTGAAAAACAGCAGATCGAAAGCCTCAAACAGCAGTTGTTCATTCTTGAAAATGATCACAATTTAACTTTGCTTGATTTGGAAGCAGCACAAAAAACTGCGGCGGATCTCCAGGATGAATCAACAGCAGAGCTTGAAAGAAATATCGCTGAGATTGATGAAATCAATCGGAAGGTTAGAGCAAACTTTGATAAGGATAAAGCCGAGGAAGATGCTGCAGCATATCGTGAACAGTATGGCATTTTGACTGCTCAAATTAGTGGTTTGCGACAGGAGAAAACGGACTTGCTGAATAAGGCTGATTTGCCGCTGCCTGGCCTATCAGTCAATGAAGGTGAGCTGATCTATAACGGCCAGCAATGGGACAATATGAGCGGATCAGATCAGCTGAAAGTCTCAACGGCTATTGTACGGAAGTTGAAGCCTCAATGCGGGTTCATTCTTTTGGATAAGCTGGAGCAAATGGATATGCTGACACTCAAAGAGTTCGGACAATGGTTGGAACAGGAAGGACTGCAGGCAATCGCAACACGGGTCAGCACTGGCGATGAATGCAGCATTGTGATTGAGGATGGTTATGTGAAAGATGCTGAAACCATTCCAGCTGGTTTGACTGAAGGGGCAACCAACGATGCTGCAGAAACAGTGCAGCCAACACAAACATGGAAAGGAGCAGCATTTTAA
- a CDS encoding LexA family protein, producing MRSNDEIMDILDQLKDEKGLSISEIARRVDMAKSAVSRYFNRTREFPLNRVDDFAKAFNVKPEYLLGIDFDKPSNLVFLDKIVQIPVLGEIAAGKPITAEQNIEQYIPMVGSSLPSGEIVALNICGDSMSPGIPNGSQVLIRLQPEVEDGEIAAVQVNGDTEATLKRIKRQNGIMLLIADNPDYQPIVVTKDIPARIIGKAVQVIYSL from the coding sequence ATGAGATCAAACGATGAAATAATGGACATCTTAGACCAACTAAAAGATGAAAAGGGGCTATCTATTAGTGAAATTGCCCGACGGGTAGATATGGCAAAATCTGCTGTGTCTAGATATTTTAATAGAACGAGGGAATTTCCTTTGAATAGGGTTGATGACTTCGCTAAAGCTTTCAACGTTAAGCCTGAGTACCTCTTGGGGATTGATTTCGATAAGCCTTCTAATCTTGTTTTCTTAGATAAAATTGTACAGATTCCCGTTTTAGGTGAGATTGCTGCCGGAAAACCAATAACTGCAGAGCAGAATATTGAGCAATACATTCCAATGGTAGGCTCCAGCCTTCCTTCTGGTGAGATCGTCGCCCTGAACATCTGTGGCGATAGCATGAGTCCAGGAATACCTAATGGCTCTCAAGTATTAATAAGATTACAGCCAGAAGTTGAAGATGGTGAAATTGCAGCCGTTCAGGTCAATGGAGACACTGAAGCTACTTTGAAAAGAATAAAAAGGCAAAATGGAATTATGTTACTAATTGCAGATAATCCAGATTACCAGCCTATTGTTGTTACCAAAGATATACCTGCAAGAATTATCGGAAAAGCAGTTCAAGTCATTTATAGTTTATAA
- a CDS encoding ATP-binding protein, with product MNITSGKVAKAQKVVLYGVEGIGKSTFASQFPDPLFIDTEDSTLHMDVKRFDKPTSWTMLMQQVSYVKANKPCQTLVIDTIDWAEEICKRHLIDSNAGWTAIDAEGYGKKFVALAKEMGGLLNLLSDVVDSGINVVITAHAMLRKKEEPDEMGAYDRYELKLEKKTAPIVKEWADAVLFANYKTTIITDSKTDSKKATGGQRMMYTTHRPAWDAKNRWGLAEELPFDYTQIAQAFAQMTIQQPTAAPDSQFDIAAAAQAMPVENAPDLSPEREQQAVPESIPQSVADLMATNQVTVEEIMQVIYQGGFMPADTPLDNIPADLWGYLASNWGKALDLLNTQIRKF from the coding sequence ATGAATATTACAAGCGGTAAAGTGGCCAAAGCACAAAAGGTCGTGTTATACGGCGTGGAAGGTATCGGGAAATCAACGTTCGCAAGTCAGTTTCCGGATCCGTTGTTTATTGATACGGAGGATTCAACACTGCATATGGATGTGAAACGTTTTGACAAGCCAACGAGCTGGACCATGCTTATGCAACAAGTTTCATACGTCAAAGCCAATAAGCCGTGTCAGACTTTAGTTATTGACACAATCGATTGGGCCGAAGAAATATGTAAGCGGCATTTGATCGATTCAAATGCTGGATGGACCGCTATTGATGCGGAGGGTTATGGCAAGAAATTCGTTGCCCTGGCAAAAGAAATGGGGGGCTTGCTGAACTTACTCAGTGACGTTGTAGACAGTGGAATAAATGTTGTGATCACTGCCCATGCAATGCTGCGGAAAAAAGAAGAGCCTGACGAAATGGGTGCCTATGATCGTTACGAATTGAAGTTGGAGAAGAAAACAGCGCCCATCGTCAAAGAATGGGCCGATGCGGTATTGTTTGCCAACTATAAGACAACGATTATCACAGATAGCAAGACGGACAGCAAAAAGGCAACTGGTGGCCAACGGATGATGTATACAACCCACCGGCCAGCCTGGGATGCTAAAAACCGCTGGGGGTTAGCTGAGGAATTACCATTTGACTATACACAGATCGCTCAGGCGTTTGCTCAAATGACCATTCAACAGCCTACAGCAGCACCAGATTCACAGTTTGATATTGCTGCAGCTGCACAGGCCATGCCAGTAGAAAATGCGCCGGATCTTTCACCAGAAAGAGAGCAGCAGGCTGTTCCTGAAAGCATTCCCCAATCTGTTGCTGATCTCATGGCCACCAATCAGGTGACTGTTGAAGAGATCATGCAAGTTATTTATCAAGGTGGCTTCATGCCAGCCGATACACCACTGGATAATATCCCGGCCGATCTTTGGGGCTACTTAGCAAGTAACTGGGGCAAGGCGCTGGATTTATTAAATACACAAATTAGAAAATTTTAG
- a CDS encoding AAA family ATPase encodes MQRTLDLTELLNYIDPANLDYQEWVNVGMALKEEGYTAEDWDEWSQSDGRYRPGECLKKWETFKGTGLPVTGATITQLAKENGWESSYSDDDSFLDWNDSFIATDVDKGYKLVKTDWVMGKEIKEPKHWDPSKEIIDYLETVFSPGDIISYVSDGYLDKKADGTEKWLPRNGIYTRTAGEIIEALRKNNGDVGAVFGDPNLACGAWIRFNPMDGEGTKNTNVVDYRYALVESDSMKIEQQNEILRELELPIVALTYSGGKSLHAIVKVDAVNYPQYQERVDYLYKIVEKNGLRVDKQNKNPSRLTRLPGFVRGDQKQFIIAKNIGKGSWEEWQEYIEDMNDNLPDPESLADLFDSEIVLAPELIKGVLRQGHKMLIAGPSKAGKSFLLMQLVIAIAEGKEWLGFPCTQGKVLYVNLELDSNSAKNRIVEIYKRLGNGHANVSNIDIWNLRGKTSPMDKLAPKLIRRAQKAGYIAVVIDPIYKVLTGDENSAHEMANFTNQFDKIATELGCAVIYCHHHSKGSQGGKNSIDRSSGSGVFARDPDAILDLIELPVTEDRYMVQENQAICDTYAKAIQTYNPSYDSIGLDDYSSKKQMGHHLMAAIQAQPTLAIIEQERQKAVEAARQCSAWRLDGTLREFPRFKTVNAWFKFPVHVLDDSLQDITLEDNPKEKWKKGTQKSNESRADKSKRELEEAFNILSEDGSPVDVEQLADYLEIARTTVYTRVKKHEKFKAEDGFVSKENEK; translated from the coding sequence ATGCAAAGAACGCTAGATTTAACTGAATTACTAAACTACATTGATCCAGCAAATCTGGATTATCAGGAATGGGTCAATGTAGGGATGGCCTTAAAGGAAGAAGGGTACACGGCAGAAGACTGGGACGAATGGAGCCAAAGCGATGGCCGTTATCGTCCCGGCGAATGTCTAAAGAAATGGGAAACATTTAAAGGTACGGGCTTGCCAGTCACAGGTGCCACAATCACGCAGCTGGCCAAAGAAAATGGCTGGGAAAGTTCTTATTCTGATGATGATTCTTTTCTTGATTGGAACGATAGTTTTATAGCAACTGATGTGGATAAAGGCTATAAGCTTGTGAAAACTGATTGGGTCATGGGAAAAGAGATCAAGGAGCCAAAGCATTGGGATCCTTCAAAGGAAATAATCGATTACCTGGAAACTGTTTTCTCTCCTGGTGACATTATCAGCTATGTATCAGATGGCTATTTAGATAAAAAGGCCGATGGTACAGAGAAATGGTTGCCAAGAAACGGCATTTATACCCGGACAGCTGGAGAGATCATTGAAGCATTGAGAAAAAATAATGGCGATGTTGGTGCAGTCTTCGGTGATCCCAACCTGGCTTGTGGTGCTTGGATCCGTTTCAATCCTATGGACGGTGAAGGAACCAAAAACACTAATGTAGTGGACTATCGTTATGCCCTTGTGGAATCAGACAGCATGAAAATTGAACAGCAAAATGAAATCCTCAGAGAACTGGAGCTGCCAATTGTGGCATTGACTTATTCAGGAGGGAAAAGCCTTCATGCGATCGTCAAGGTTGATGCAGTCAATTATCCGCAATACCAGGAGCGGGTGGATTATTTATATAAGATCGTTGAAAAAAACGGCCTTAGAGTGGATAAGCAGAACAAGAACCCTTCAAGGCTCACAAGGTTGCCTGGGTTCGTCCGGGGAGATCAAAAGCAGTTCATTATTGCAAAAAATATCGGTAAAGGATCATGGGAAGAATGGCAGGAGTATATCGAGGACATGAACGATAATCTGCCAGATCCGGAAAGCTTGGCCGATCTCTTTGATAGTGAAATTGTGCTGGCACCAGAATTGATCAAGGGCGTTCTGCGCCAAGGTCATAAAATGCTGATTGCTGGACCGTCAAAAGCCGGCAAGTCGTTTCTATTGATGCAGTTGGTTATTGCGATTGCAGAGGGGAAAGAGTGGCTAGGGTTTCCATGCACACAAGGAAAAGTGCTTTATGTCAACCTTGAGCTTGATTCAAATTCTGCCAAAAATCGGATAGTTGAAATTTACAAACGATTAGGCAATGGCCATGCTAATGTATCAAATATAGATATCTGGAATTTACGGGGTAAAACAAGCCCGATGGATAAGCTGGCACCTAAGTTGATCAGACGTGCACAGAAAGCTGGGTACATTGCTGTGGTGATCGATCCAATTTATAAGGTATTAACTGGAGACGAAAACAGTGCCCATGAAATGGCCAACTTTACGAATCAGTTCGATAAGATTGCCACAGAATTAGGTTGTGCAGTGATCTATTGCCACCACCACAGTAAAGGTTCCCAAGGTGGTAAGAACTCAATTGACCGGTCTTCTGGGTCCGGCGTGTTTGCCAGAGATCCGGATGCTATTCTTGATCTGATCGAGCTGCCTGTTACTGAAGATAGGTACATGGTCCAGGAGAATCAAGCGATCTGTGACACCTACGCAAAGGCAATTCAAACCTATAACCCCTCATATGATTCAATAGGCCTTGATGATTATTCCAGTAAAAAGCAAATGGGGCACCATTTAATGGCAGCAATCCAGGCACAACCAACGTTGGCCATCATTGAACAGGAACGCCAGAAAGCTGTTGAGGCAGCAAGGCAGTGCAGTGCTTGGCGATTGGATGGCACGCTGCGGGAGTTCCCAAGATTCAAGACGGTAAACGCCTGGTTTAAGTTCCCGGTGCACGTACTGGATGATTCACTGCAGGATATCACCCTGGAGGATAACCCGAAAGAGAAATGGAAAAAAGGTACTCAGAAATCAAATGAGAGCCGGGCAGATAAATCAAAGCGTGAACTGGAAGAGGCCTTTAATATTCTGAGTGAAGATGGCAGCCCGGTAGACGTTGAACAGCTTGCAG
- a CDS encoding helix-turn-helix domain-containing protein yields MTLDLKRLKAERIAKGLTQDEMAEKMGWNTRTPYAKRENGIVSIGANELVKMASILGYESDNLGIFFTDNVPDRERKQPA; encoded by the coding sequence ATGACATTGGATTTAAAGAGGCTAAAAGCTGAACGTATAGCAAAAGGATTAACACAAGATGAAATGGCTGAAAAAATGGGATGGAATACCAGAACACCATACGCCAAGCGGGAAAATGGTATTGTTTCTATCGGTGCAAATGAATTGGTAAAGATGGCAAGTATTTTGGGGTACGAAAGCGACAATCTAGGTATTTTTTTTACCGATAACGTTCCCGATAGAGAACGAAAACAACCAGCATAA